The following are encoded together in the Kribbella sp. CA-293567 genome:
- a CDS encoding cytochrome c oxidase subunit 4: MKAEAWVFGVLTVFVLIVTPIYWIMSEDPTGTTALVMTFFLSLLVAYYLAITGRKMDARPEDRKEAEIAEGAGELGFFPPYSWWPLWCALTLSVIVLGLVFGWWLFIAGSAIGIITLSGWVFEYYRGDHAH, translated from the coding sequence ATGAAGGCGGAGGCCTGGGTCTTCGGCGTCCTGACGGTGTTCGTCCTGATCGTGACGCCGATCTACTGGATCATGTCCGAGGACCCCACCGGCACCACCGCACTGGTGATGACGTTCTTCCTGTCGCTGCTGGTGGCCTACTACCTGGCCATCACCGGCCGCAAGATGGACGCCCGGCCGGAGGACCGCAAGGAAGCCGAGATCGCCGAGGGCGCCGGTGAGCTGGGGTTCTTCCCGCCGTACTCGTGGTGGCCGCTGTGGTGCGCGCTGACGCTGTCGGTGATCGTGCTCGGACTGGTCTTCGGCTGGTGGCTGTTCATCGCCGGCTCCGCGATCGGGATCATCACGCTGAGTGGCTGGGTGTTCGAGTACTACCGTGGTGATCACGCTCACTGA
- a CDS encoding L,D-transpeptidase: protein MLSSTVRKHGLAVAGICAMLLVGTACSDTKAADPAPSTGNSPGATSPSTPGSSETPSPSSTPSGDPAAANVQIVPAKGAAAVRPDKPVTVTSPGGELSDVTLKDSTGGKVDGKLNDDKSVWTSDPELKPGAKYTLTGTAKGSDGNSVPINSNFRTLAAAGNLKASVAPLNGETVGVAMPIQIFWNKPVKDRAAVERRLTVTSSVPVEGSWHWLNSKQVNYRPKTYWPAGVKVSVDIATQGVNAGGNIWGAASRKIDFSIGKSVITKIDVKKHTMTVVINGKLARTMPITAGKTGFTTRSGTKVIMEKYPTKRMDARTVGIKPGDPEYYDIHDVKWAQRVTSSGEFIHGAPWSGGAQGRDNVSHGCIGMSLKDGQWYFSQTLRGDPVVVTGTTRGMEPGNGWTDWNDTWAKYKAGSALA, encoded by the coding sequence GTGTTGAGTAGTACGGTCCGGAAGCACGGTCTTGCCGTGGCGGGGATCTGCGCGATGCTGCTGGTCGGCACCGCCTGCAGCGACACGAAGGCGGCCGATCCGGCTCCGTCCACCGGCAACTCGCCGGGCGCCACCAGCCCCAGTACCCCGGGCTCCTCCGAAACGCCGAGCCCCAGTTCGACGCCGTCCGGCGACCCGGCCGCGGCGAACGTGCAGATCGTCCCGGCCAAGGGCGCGGCCGCGGTCCGACCGGACAAGCCGGTCACCGTGACCAGCCCCGGTGGCGAACTGTCCGACGTGACGCTGAAGGACTCCACCGGCGGCAAGGTCGACGGCAAGCTCAACGACGACAAGTCGGTCTGGACCTCTGACCCCGAGCTGAAGCCCGGAGCGAAGTACACGCTGACCGGTACGGCGAAGGGCAGCGACGGCAACAGCGTCCCGATCAACTCGAACTTCAGGACGCTCGCGGCGGCCGGGAACCTGAAGGCGTCGGTCGCCCCGCTGAACGGCGAGACCGTCGGCGTCGCGATGCCGATCCAGATCTTCTGGAACAAGCCGGTCAAGGACCGGGCCGCGGTCGAGAGGCGCCTCACCGTGACCTCCTCGGTCCCGGTCGAGGGCAGCTGGCACTGGCTGAACAGCAAGCAGGTCAACTACCGCCCGAAGACGTACTGGCCGGCCGGCGTCAAGGTCTCGGTCGACATCGCCACCCAGGGCGTCAACGCCGGCGGCAACATCTGGGGCGCCGCCAGCCGCAAGATCGACTTCAGCATCGGCAAGTCGGTGATCACCAAGATCGACGTCAAGAAGCACACGATGACGGTCGTGATCAACGGGAAGCTCGCCCGGACGATGCCGATCACCGCGGGCAAGACCGGCTTCACCACCCGCAGTGGCACCAAGGTCATCATGGAGAAGTACCCCACCAAGCGGATGGACGCCCGGACCGTCGGTATCAAGCCCGGCGATCCGGAGTACTACGACATCCACGACGTGAAGTGGGCCCAGCGGGTCACCAGCTCCGGCGAGTTCATCCACGGTGCCCCGTGGTCAGGCGGCGCCCAGGGCCGCGACAACGTCAGCCACGGCTGCATCGGCATGTCCCTCAAGGACGGCCAGTGGTACTTCTCCCAGACCCTGCGCGGAGACCCCGTCGTCGTCACCGGCACCACCCGCGGCATGGAGCCCGGCAACGGCTGGACCGACTGGAACGACACCTGGGCGAAGTACAAGGCCGGCTCGGCGCTCGCCTAG
- a CDS encoding cysteine desulfurase family protein: protein MTNRAYLDAATAEPLHPAAREVLLSALDSGWADPARLHHEGRTAGVLLDNARAVLAEGLGVRPDELFLTTSGTAAIHSGLLAVTAARRRVGDVVVHSAVEHSAVLHAAATAGTADEVAVDQHGRVDLDAFADRVRRPGVAVAALQSANHEVATRQPISELAEICAAAQVPLFVDAAASVSHDAVPAGWSALTASAHKWGGPAGVGLLAVRKGTRLAPAWPVDEREDGLSPGHPNVPSVLAAAAALQARLLEADELNKQHRTWIDELRHRVATDIADVEVVGDPDDRLPHVLTFSCLYVDGEALVTALDAAGFSVSSGSACTASTLRPSHVLAAMGVLTHGNVRVSLGRTTSHDEVDRFATVLPGIVRRIRQEVGM, encoded by the coding sequence GTGACCAACCGTGCATACCTCGACGCCGCGACGGCGGAACCGCTGCATCCCGCGGCGAGGGAGGTGTTGCTGTCCGCGCTGGATTCCGGGTGGGCCGATCCGGCGCGCCTGCACCACGAGGGACGGACCGCCGGCGTGCTGCTCGACAACGCTCGCGCGGTGCTGGCCGAGGGCCTCGGAGTACGGCCGGACGAGCTGTTCCTGACGACCTCCGGGACGGCCGCGATCCACTCCGGGTTGCTCGCTGTGACGGCGGCTCGGCGCCGGGTCGGCGACGTGGTCGTGCACTCCGCCGTGGAGCACTCCGCCGTGCTTCACGCGGCAGCAACAGCCGGTACTGCGGACGAAGTCGCCGTCGACCAGCACGGACGAGTCGACCTGGACGCCTTCGCCGACCGCGTACGGCGGCCCGGGGTGGCAGTCGCCGCCCTCCAGTCGGCCAATCACGAGGTCGCCACCCGGCAGCCGATCAGCGAACTGGCCGAGATCTGCGCCGCTGCCCAGGTCCCCCTGTTCGTCGATGCGGCAGCCTCGGTCAGCCACGACGCGGTACCGGCCGGCTGGTCGGCGTTGACGGCCAGCGCACACAAGTGGGGTGGTCCGGCAGGCGTCGGGCTGCTCGCCGTACGGAAGGGCACACGGCTGGCTCCGGCCTGGCCGGTCGACGAGCGGGAGGACGGCCTCTCCCCCGGCCATCCGAACGTCCCCTCGGTCCTGGCGGCCGCCGCCGCGCTGCAGGCCCGTCTCCTCGAAGCGGACGAGCTCAACAAGCAGCACCGGACCTGGATCGACGAACTCCGCCACCGAGTCGCCACCGACATCGCGGACGTCGAGGTGGTCGGCGATCCGGACGACCGGCTCCCGCACGTCCTCACCTTCTCCTGCCTGTACGTCGACGGCGAGGCCCTGGTGACCGCCCTGGACGCCGCGGGCTTCTCGGTCTCCAGCGGCTCCGCCTGTACTGCGAGCACCCTGCGCCCGTCACACGTCCTGGCAGCGATGGGTGTCCTGACCCACGGCAACGTGCGCGTCTCGCTCGGCCGCACGACCAGCCACGACGAAGTGGACCGCTTCGCCACCGTCCTGCCCGGAATCGTCCGGCGCATCCGGCAGGAAGTGGGGATGTGA
- the ctaD gene encoding aa3-type cytochrome oxidase subunit I, whose amino-acid sequence MTDFAERTGAIGASTALPRRRSKGQLAVKWLTTTDHKLIGHLYLITSFAFFLIGGVMALLIRAELAKPGLQIVNEEVYNQLFTMHGTIMLLLFATPLFVGFANVIMPVQIGAPDVAFPRLNMFSFWLFLFGGLITVSGFFTPGGAADFGWFAYAPLSNEVRSPGVGGDLWIMGLWMAGLGTILGAVNFVTTIITMRAPGMTMFRMPIFTWNILVTSILVLIAFPILAGALLMLEADRALGAHVFDAANGGPLLWQHLFWFFGHPEVYIIALPFFGIITEILPVFSRKPVFGYIGLVGATLWIAVLSVAVWAHHMFVTGAVNLPFFSFMTFLIAVPTGVKFFNWIGTMWGGSVSFDTPMLWSVGFLTTFLFGGLTGVILASPALDYQLSDSYFVVAHFHYVVFGTVVFAMFAGFYFWWPKMTGRMLDEKLGKLHFWLLFVGFHTTFLVQHWLGVEGMPRRYASYGANEGFTTLNEVSSVGAFVLGLSMLPFFYNVYKSRKAPLVGVDDPWGWGRSLEWATSSPPPRHNFVKLPRIRSESPAFDLHHPEIALAEYPDSGAGRDNLLDAGEDQGRVENLERNIAAGNGADGEGKA is encoded by the coding sequence GTGACCGACTTCGCCGAGCGCACGGGCGCCATCGGTGCCTCGACCGCGCTGCCCAGGCGGCGTAGCAAGGGCCAGCTCGCGGTCAAGTGGCTCACCACCACCGACCACAAGCTGATCGGCCACCTGTACCTGATCACCTCGTTCGCGTTCTTCCTGATCGGCGGCGTGATGGCGCTGCTGATCCGCGCCGAGCTGGCCAAGCCGGGCCTGCAGATCGTGAACGAAGAGGTCTACAACCAGCTCTTCACGATGCACGGCACGATCATGCTGCTGCTGTTCGCGACGCCGCTGTTCGTCGGCTTCGCGAACGTGATCATGCCGGTCCAGATCGGCGCCCCCGACGTCGCGTTCCCGCGGCTCAACATGTTCAGCTTCTGGCTGTTCCTGTTCGGTGGACTGATCACGGTCTCCGGCTTCTTCACCCCCGGTGGGGCGGCCGACTTCGGCTGGTTCGCCTACGCGCCGCTGTCGAACGAGGTCCGTTCGCCGGGCGTCGGTGGCGACCTGTGGATCATGGGCCTGTGGATGGCCGGTCTCGGTACCATCCTCGGCGCGGTCAACTTCGTCACCACGATCATCACCATGCGCGCGCCCGGCATGACGATGTTCCGGATGCCGATCTTCACCTGGAACATCCTGGTCACCTCGATCCTGGTGCTGATCGCGTTCCCGATCCTGGCCGGCGCGCTGCTGATGCTGGAGGCGGATCGCGCCCTCGGGGCACACGTCTTCGACGCCGCCAACGGCGGCCCACTGCTGTGGCAGCACCTGTTCTGGTTCTTCGGGCACCCCGAGGTCTACATCATCGCGCTGCCGTTCTTCGGCATCATCACCGAGATCCTGCCGGTCTTCAGCCGCAAGCCGGTCTTCGGCTACATCGGCCTGGTCGGCGCGACGCTGTGGATCGCGGTCCTCTCGGTGGCGGTGTGGGCACACCACATGTTCGTCACCGGCGCGGTGAACCTGCCGTTCTTCTCCTTCATGACGTTCCTGATCGCGGTCCCGACCGGGGTGAAGTTCTTCAACTGGATCGGCACCATGTGGGGCGGATCGGTCTCGTTCGACACCCCGATGCTGTGGTCGGTCGGCTTCCTCACCACCTTCCTGTTCGGCGGCCTGACCGGCGTCATCCTGGCGTCGCCGGCGCTGGACTACCAGCTGTCCGACTCGTACTTCGTGGTGGCGCACTTCCACTACGTGGTGTTCGGCACGGTGGTGTTCGCGATGTTCGCGGGCTTCTACTTCTGGTGGCCGAAGATGACCGGCCGGATGCTCGACGAGAAGCTCGGCAAGCTGCACTTCTGGCTGCTGTTCGTCGGCTTCCACACCACGTTCCTGGTGCAGCACTGGCTGGGCGTCGAGGGCATGCCGCGCCGCTACGCGTCGTACGGGGCGAACGAGGGCTTCACCACGCTGAACGAGGTCTCCAGCGTCGGCGCCTTCGTGCTCGGCCTGTCGATGCTGCCGTTCTTCTACAACGTCTACAAGTCGCGGAAGGCGCCGCTCGTCGGCGTCGACGACCCGTGGGGCTGGGGCCGCTCGCTGGAGTGGGCGACCAGTTCCCCGCCGCCTCGGCACAACTTCGTCAAGCTGCCGCGGATCCGGTCGGAGAGCCCCGCGTTCGACCTGCACCACCCGGAGATCGCGCTGGCGGAGTACCCGGACAGCGGAGCCGGCCGGGACAACCTGCTGGACGCCGGTGAGGACCAGGGCCGGGTCGAGAACCTGGAACGCAACATCGCGGCCGGCAACGGCGCGGACGGAGAGGGTAAGGCATGA
- a CDS encoding GNAT family N-acetyltransferase — protein MTDFAHKPTLLGDLVELRPITEDDYPALQVAMDDPDVARFTGSRGAIGEEAARKWYRTRGEQTDRLDLAIVDRSTREVVGEAVLNEWSPEDESCNFRILIGPAGQGRGLGTEATRLIVGYGIEKLGLHRIELGVYAFNPRAQRAYEKAGFVTEGIRRDALRWDGEWVDEIVMSVLASDWDALRSEA, from the coding sequence GTGACTGACTTCGCGCACAAACCGACGCTGCTCGGCGACCTGGTGGAGCTGCGGCCGATCACCGAGGACGACTACCCCGCCCTGCAGGTCGCGATGGACGACCCCGACGTGGCGCGGTTCACCGGGAGCCGCGGGGCGATCGGCGAGGAAGCGGCCCGGAAGTGGTACCGCACCCGGGGCGAGCAGACGGACCGGCTGGACCTGGCGATCGTCGACCGCTCGACCCGCGAGGTCGTGGGTGAGGCGGTGCTGAACGAGTGGAGCCCGGAGGACGAGAGCTGCAACTTCCGGATCCTGATCGGGCCGGCCGGCCAGGGGCGCGGCCTCGGCACCGAAGCGACCCGGCTGATCGTCGGCTACGGGATCGAGAAGCTCGGCCTGCACCGGATCGAGCTGGGCGTCTACGCGTTCAATCCGAGAGCACAGCGCGCGTACGAGAAGGCCGGCTTCGTCACCGAGGGCATCCGCCGGGACGCCCTGCGCTGGGACGGCGAGTGGGTCGACGAGATCGTGATGTCGGTACTGGCCTCCGACTGGGACGCGCTACGTTCGGAAGCGTGA
- the ctaC gene encoding aa3-type cytochrome oxidase subunit II, whose translation MATSVAVGTLVLTACSSETTEQWKRLGLPEGASDRTEAVRSLWIGAWIAALVIGVLTWGLILYASVRFRRRNEDAPRQTRYNLPLEVLYTLAPFAVIGVLFFYTVENGNKITAMSDNPAHTINVVGQQWQWTFNYKETVDGNEGVWETGTLDKPAVLWLPVNESVQFDLTSPDVIHSFWVPAFYFKLDVIPGRTNKLELTPTKTGTFAGKCAELCGLYHSRMVFTVKVVTADEYQAHLRELAAKGQTGAATGGEDSTTISGQGEQEGEK comes from the coding sequence GTGGCGACGTCAGTAGCGGTAGGCACCCTGGTGCTGACCGCCTGCTCGTCGGAAACCACCGAGCAGTGGAAACGACTCGGTCTGCCCGAGGGCGCATCCGACCGGACCGAGGCAGTCAGAAGCCTCTGGATCGGCGCCTGGATCGCCGCGCTGGTGATCGGTGTCCTCACCTGGGGCCTGATCCTGTACGCCTCGGTCCGGTTCCGCCGGCGCAACGAGGACGCCCCCCGGCAGACCCGCTACAACCTGCCGCTCGAGGTCCTCTACACCCTCGCGCCGTTCGCGGTCATCGGCGTGCTGTTCTTCTACACCGTGGAGAACGGCAACAAGATCACCGCGATGTCGGACAACCCGGCGCACACGATCAACGTGGTCGGCCAGCAGTGGCAGTGGACCTTCAACTACAAGGAGACCGTCGACGGCAACGAAGGCGTCTGGGAGACCGGAACGCTGGACAAGCCCGCGGTGCTGTGGTTGCCGGTGAACGAGTCGGTGCAGTTCGACCTGACCTCGCCGGACGTCATCCACTCCTTCTGGGTGCCGGCCTTCTACTTCAAGCTCGACGTGATCCCGGGCCGGACCAACAAGCTCGAGCTGACCCCGACCAAGACCGGCACCTTCGCGGGCAAGTGCGCGGAGCTGTGCGGTCTCTACCACAGCCGGATGGTCTTCACCGTCAAGGTGGTCACCGCCGACGAGTACCAGGCACACCTGCGGGAGCTGGCCGCCAAGGGCCAGACCGGCGCCGCGACCGGTGGCGAGGACTCGACCACCATTTCCGGCCAGGGTGAGCAGGAGGGCGAGAAGTGA
- a CDS encoding sulfurtransferase TusA family protein, whose protein sequence is MTLDCRGMLCPLPVIKLAQAFPRLAVGDTITVLADDPAAATDIPAWCRMRSQELVSADDGQYVVRRLS, encoded by the coding sequence GTGACGCTCGACTGCCGCGGCATGCTGTGCCCGCTCCCGGTGATCAAGCTCGCGCAGGCGTTCCCCCGCCTCGCGGTCGGCGACACCATCACCGTCCTCGCCGACGATCCGGCCGCCGCCACCGACATCCCCGCCTGGTGCCGCATGCGCTCGCAGGAACTCGTCTCCGCCGACGACGGCCAGTACGTCGTACGCCGCCTCAGCTAA